Proteins co-encoded in one Desulfitobacterium hafniense DCB-2 genomic window:
- the folE gene encoding GTP cyclohydrolase I FolE yields the protein MDLEKIEEAVTMILEAIGEDPRREGLLDTPKRVARMYQEVFAGLHEDPSQHLKVQFSEDHEEMIIVKDIPVYSMCEHHLVPFYGKAHVAYIPRKGKVTGLSKIARVVEGYAKRPQLQERLTGQIADSVMSMLNARGVLVVIEAEHMCMTMRGVKKPGSMTLTSAVRGIFKTNEITRSEGFALIKQ from the coding sequence ATGGATTTAGAAAAAATAGAGGAAGCAGTGACCATGATTCTGGAAGCCATTGGAGAAGATCCAAGGCGGGAAGGATTATTGGATACCCCGAAACGAGTGGCCAGGATGTATCAGGAGGTTTTTGCCGGACTTCATGAAGACCCCAGTCAGCATTTAAAAGTGCAGTTTTCTGAAGATCATGAGGAGATGATCATTGTTAAGGATATTCCGGTTTATTCCATGTGTGAGCATCATCTGGTTCCTTTTTACGGGAAAGCCCATGTAGCTTATATACCACGTAAAGGCAAAGTGACAGGTTTATCAAAAATTGCCCGGGTTGTGGAAGGGTATGCGAAACGTCCTCAACTTCAAGAACGATTAACAGGACAGATTGCCGATTCGGTGATGAGCATGCTCAATGCCCGAGGAGTCCTTGTGGTGATCGAAGCTGAACATATGTGCATGACCATGCGGGGAGTCAAAAAGCCGGGCTCCATGACCTTAACCTCTGCAGTCCGCGGGATATTTAAAACCAATGAAATCACTCGCTCAGAAGGGTTTGCGTTGATTAAGCAATGA
- a CDS encoding tetratricopeptide repeat protein: MFPLSTAKKATSDYSWLSRLKNSTWIFTNKDSDSLEHCLIRLQQDSDKPLVETVKQAIDFQAYQEARDYLERIWGRYPGKEGEIQYLMARCYFGQGLIQEALICLDKALIHGPESTEYLELQADCLMEKEDWRGAVDALNKAIWANPKKVENIYRLGTIYAYHNEPHEALRCFQGCCELKPHNSLYWEMKGEIHLQLEQMSQAIISFEKALRYEYNPDLKARLAYCYTQINEHQKAIRLYRQVLKHDPAHYDSLCNLAAIYQNKGESMEALKLQERAYGLCQNDPVLLNNMAYTLVHLGRTRKATEYYQEALKLAQANPVILYNLAVCHTQKGNWDQGIEILYRLLNIDPDHSEGWALLGNIYDHLTDHESAVDCYNKALQLA; this comes from the coding sequence ATGTTTCCTCTTTCAACAGCAAAAAAAGCGACAAGTGACTATTCATGGCTTTCACGACTCAAGAACTCTACCTGGATATTTACCAATAAAGACAGTGATTCCTTGGAACATTGTTTAATACGTTTGCAGCAAGACTCGGACAAGCCTCTCGTGGAAACCGTTAAGCAGGCTATCGACTTTCAAGCCTATCAGGAAGCGCGTGATTATTTGGAGCGCATCTGGGGAAGATATCCTGGCAAGGAAGGAGAAATTCAATACTTAATGGCTCGCTGCTATTTTGGTCAAGGTTTGATTCAGGAGGCATTAATATGCCTGGACAAAGCCTTAATCCATGGACCGGAAAGCACTGAATATCTGGAACTGCAGGCTGATTGCCTCATGGAAAAAGAGGATTGGCGCGGGGCAGTGGATGCCTTGAATAAAGCCATCTGGGCTAATCCCAAAAAAGTGGAGAATATTTACCGTTTGGGAACCATTTATGCCTACCACAACGAACCTCACGAGGCTTTGCGTTGTTTTCAGGGATGTTGTGAGCTGAAACCCCACAACTCTTTGTATTGGGAGATGAAAGGTGAGATCCATCTTCAACTGGAACAGATGTCACAGGCTATCATTAGCTTTGAAAAAGCTCTTCGTTATGAATATAATCCGGATCTCAAAGCTCGCTTAGCTTATTGCTACACTCAAATCAATGAACATCAAAAAGCAATCCGACTTTATCGCCAGGTATTAAAGCATGACCCAGCTCATTACGATTCCCTGTGTAATCTTGCGGCCATCTATCAAAATAAAGGTGAATCCATGGAAGCGCTCAAACTGCAGGAGCGGGCCTATGGTTTGTGTCAAAATGATCCCGTGCTACTGAATAATATGGCTTATACTCTGGTTCACCTGGGAAGGACAAGGAAAGCAACAGAATACTATCAAGAAGCTCTTAAATTAGCCCAAGCCAATCCGGTCATCCTCTATAATCTAGCGGTATGCCATACCCAGAAAGGGAATTGGGATCAAGGCATTGAGATACTCTACCGACTATTGAATATCGATCCGGATCATTCTGAGGGATGGGCACTCCTGGGCAATATTTATGACCATCTCACGGATCATGAATCAGCTGTAGATTGTTATAATAAAGCTTTACAATTAGCGTAA
- a CDS encoding Fur family transcriptional regulator, producing the protein MAAKQEEWKDEYQKICELLRHHSYKLTPQRQTILKAFLENEDQHLSAEDTFMMVKHNYPDIGLATVYRTLDLLAELGILQKNDFGDGRSRYEFNRKDEHHHHHLICIKCGNVSEFDGDLLESLEAEIEKRNGYQVVDHDLKFYGYCNKCKSTLD; encoded by the coding sequence ATGGCAGCAAAACAAGAAGAGTGGAAAGATGAGTATCAGAAAATATGTGAGCTTTTGCGTCATCATTCTTACAAATTGACCCCTCAAAGGCAAACGATTTTAAAAGCATTTTTAGAGAATGAGGATCAGCACCTGAGTGCGGAAGATACCTTTATGATGGTTAAGCATAACTACCCTGATATTGGGCTGGCTACGGTTTACCGTACTCTGGACCTTCTGGCCGAATTAGGCATTCTCCAAAAAAATGATTTTGGCGATGGGCGAAGCCGGTATGAGTTTAACCGTAAAGATGAGCATCACCACCACCATTTGATTTGTATCAAATGCGGAAATGTCTCAGAGTTTGATGGTGACTTGCTGGAGTCTTTGGAAGCTGAGATAGAAAAACGCAATGGCTATCAAGTAGTTGACCATGATCTGAAATTTTATGGATATTGCAATAAATGCAAAAGCACGTTGGACTGA
- a CDS encoding sigma-54 interaction domain-containing protein, whose translation MEMNDFVQMIQSGKINSQYFAKVGHERNRFLEGKEVDTTVVPREFIDSWQRCRAYGLAPYTLDYRDVDSAQKKELFQTMVRKYEFFLKNVFNIFDLNGYIFKLQTKEGISQFLGKSTLTFMDCSEEKGGTTSSCVCLHEDKPIIIFQPFYYRQAYIKHFFGELHGASAPIHNEQNKVIGALSLLTHKPEFSIQAYHLISQIAKLHDNLYLPIMLGYENQIGQIINCLPQGVALISEKNIIKFYNEKIADLLEIDGKKNPEHDLKKRLLKISKSRGADLEQSSYEIKDDFTNQTLKLVQLVEKSESGKQLGKVERNNDLFTFYQIKGSSPSIQKAKDTAEKIADTLVPVMIYGESGTGKEMFAQAIHSASNRAGSPFVAINCGAIPGELVESELFGYEGGSFTGALKDGKIGKIEAASGGTLFLDEIESMPLKDQIKLLRVLSAGKVQKVGSTTEISVDIRLISATKTDLLMQADEGLFREDLFYRISTFVINLPALRERKEDILLLAEEFSRRLQKKYDKSSVSMDQGFINALTAYKWRGNVRELEHAMEHAFIMLGRGAALLPEHLSVKIQEAYQSRITEEVIDETLEEENEHKFGLLALAEQKMIERVLDSVNGNISAAAERLGINRRTIHRKLQRKESSTTF comes from the coding sequence ATGGAGATGAATGATTTTGTACAAATGATTCAGTCCGGTAAGATCAACTCCCAGTATTTTGCCAAGGTAGGTCATGAAAGGAATCGTTTTCTGGAAGGAAAAGAAGTGGATACAACAGTTGTGCCCCGCGAGTTTATCGATTCTTGGCAAAGATGCCGGGCCTATGGACTCGCTCCTTATACCTTGGATTATCGGGACGTGGATAGTGCCCAGAAAAAAGAGTTGTTTCAGACCATGGTAAGAAAATATGAATTCTTTTTGAAAAATGTTTTTAATATTTTTGATTTGAATGGCTATATATTTAAATTGCAGACCAAAGAGGGAATCAGTCAATTTTTGGGCAAATCCACCCTGACCTTTATGGATTGTTCCGAAGAAAAAGGAGGAACGACCAGTTCCTGTGTTTGCCTGCATGAGGATAAGCCTATCATTATTTTTCAGCCTTTCTATTATCGCCAGGCTTACATTAAACATTTTTTTGGTGAACTCCACGGAGCATCAGCTCCCATTCATAATGAACAAAATAAAGTGATCGGGGCTTTGAGTTTGCTTACTCATAAGCCGGAATTTAGTATTCAGGCCTATCATCTGATTTCTCAGATCGCTAAACTACATGACAATCTGTATTTACCGATTATGCTTGGGTATGAAAATCAAATAGGGCAAATCATCAATTGTCTTCCTCAGGGAGTTGCCTTAATTTCAGAAAAGAATATCATCAAATTTTATAATGAAAAAATAGCGGACTTGTTGGAGATAGACGGAAAGAAAAACCCTGAACATGACCTGAAGAAGCGTTTGTTAAAAATCAGTAAATCCAGAGGGGCAGATCTCGAACAAAGCTCTTATGAAATAAAAGATGACTTTACTAACCAGACGTTGAAGCTGGTTCAATTGGTGGAAAAAAGTGAATCGGGAAAACAGCTGGGCAAAGTTGAAAGAAACAATGACCTATTTACATTTTACCAGATTAAAGGAAGCAGCCCTTCCATCCAGAAAGCGAAGGATACGGCCGAAAAAATTGCCGATACCCTTGTGCCGGTGATGATTTACGGTGAAAGCGGAACTGGGAAGGAAATGTTTGCCCAAGCTATTCATAGTGCGAGCAACCGTGCCGGCAGTCCATTCGTGGCCATAAACTGCGGGGCCATTCCGGGAGAATTGGTGGAAAGTGAGCTTTTTGGCTATGAGGGAGGCTCCTTTACCGGAGCTCTGAAGGATGGCAAGATTGGCAAGATCGAAGCAGCTTCCGGGGGCACTTTGTTCCTGGATGAGATTGAAAGTATGCCGTTGAAAGATCAAATAAAGCTCTTAAGAGTGCTTTCCGCCGGCAAAGTTCAAAAAGTCGGAAGCACTACTGAGATTTCCGTGGATATTCGTTTAATCTCCGCGACGAAAACAGATCTCTTGATGCAGGCTGATGAAGGGCTATTTCGCGAGGATTTGTTTTATCGCATCAGTACCTTTGTGATTAATCTTCCCGCTTTAAGGGAAAGGAAGGAAGACATTCTTTTGTTGGCAGAGGAATTCAGCCGCAGATTACAAAAAAAATACGACAAATCTTCTGTCTCAATGGATCAAGGGTTCATTAATGCCCTGACAGCCTATAAATGGCGGGGGAATGTGCGGGAGCTGGAGCATGCCATGGAACATGCCTTCATCATGCTGGGCAGGGGAGCAGCCCTTCTGCCGGAGCATTTGTCGGTAAAGATACAAGAAGCTTATCAAAGCAGGATCACCGAAGAAGTTATCGACGAAACACTGGAAGAGGAGAACGAGCATAAATTTGGATTACTTGCCTTAGCTGAACAAAAAATGATTGAACGTGTGCTGGACTCTGTCAATGGGAATATCAGTGCTGCTGCAGAACGTCTGGGAATCAACCGCAGGACAATTCATAGGAAACTACAGCGTAAGGAAAGTTCTACGACTTTTTAA
- a CDS encoding FAD-dependent oxidoreductase: MTQKDKKGISRRDFLRNTGILAGSAVVGSTLLAGCSTPTNTANTPAPSTSEPQWDYEADVVVIGAGGAGLPAAVKAQADGASVIVVEASFDIGGHCAVSGGNLHSGAGTSVQKKHGIDDSPDQYYMDHTTDLTQVSRYNDRDVVRATANSMPEAFEFILANGVLVLDTPPTKGKSYLEGGTSPESVPRDLVTDVETMGWVNYLSNTGPKDGPLRRGIGVVRPLEKTLREKGGQFLMSYHMDKIIREGELTGRAIGVECSYNPTTLPGESTPLKNAYPNGNIETTKANVRIKAKKGIVIATGGHTSNVNFRTMFDPRLTIEYDGVAGDPFSLQDASGEIAAMAIGAALGTLANQSREVGSAITQPAFLACQYGYRNSAAATRPTSVIFPLIRATGIEYRTFEDAILVNALGKRFWNEEDATANSFDYFAAALGSVIIDGSSPTDARRIGGPIWAIFDSEAVARRKLTVEPPYVDIGDGRFFVSDTIEELAGKIVNKYYEDIKMDPKVLADTVARYNGFVDAKKDDDYGKKALEHKIAAGPFYAAWATPCLHDTLTGLRVNGDQQVIDLWGQPIPGLFCGGEASSGLSVHGLGRVITQGYIAGKSAAKG, translated from the coding sequence ATGACTCAGAAAGATAAAAAAGGTATTTCCAGAAGAGACTTTTTGCGCAATACCGGAATACTGGCAGGCAGCGCTGTCGTCGGTTCCACTCTTTTAGCCGGTTGCTCGACACCCACCAATACTGCCAATACTCCCGCTCCGTCCACTTCTGAACCGCAATGGGATTATGAAGCAGACGTTGTCGTCATCGGGGCCGGGGGAGCCGGCCTGCCCGCCGCTGTCAAAGCTCAGGCGGATGGAGCCTCGGTCATAGTCGTTGAAGCCAGTTTCGATATCGGCGGCCATTGTGCAGTCAGCGGCGGCAACCTGCACAGCGGGGCCGGCACAAGCGTACAGAAAAAGCATGGAATTGACGATAGTCCTGATCAATATTACATGGATCATACGACCGATCTTACCCAGGTTTCCCGCTACAATGACCGCGATGTTGTTCGAGCGACCGCCAACTCTATGCCTGAAGCGTTTGAATTTATTCTGGCTAATGGGGTCTTGGTTCTGGATACACCTCCTACCAAAGGTAAGAGCTATCTTGAAGGCGGCACCAGCCCGGAAAGCGTCCCCCGTGATCTCGTAACCGACGTTGAGACCATGGGCTGGGTGAATTATCTGAGCAATACCGGCCCGAAAGATGGTCCCCTGAGACGGGGCATCGGCGTTGTCCGGCCTCTGGAAAAAACCTTACGGGAAAAAGGCGGCCAATTCTTAATGAGCTACCACATGGATAAAATTATCAGGGAAGGTGAACTTACAGGCCGGGCCATCGGAGTTGAATGCAGCTATAATCCCACCACTCTGCCAGGGGAGAGCACACCTTTGAAAAACGCGTATCCCAACGGCAATATCGAAACCACCAAAGCAAACGTCAGAATTAAGGCCAAGAAGGGTATTGTCATCGCTACCGGCGGACATACCAGCAATGTAAATTTCCGTACCATGTTCGACCCTCGCCTTACTATAGAATACGACGGCGTTGCCGGAGATCCCTTCTCCCTTCAAGATGCCAGCGGGGAAATTGCGGCGATGGCCATCGGTGCAGCCCTCGGAACTCTCGCCAATCAGTCTCGGGAGGTTGGCTCGGCCATTACCCAGCCGGCCTTTCTCGCCTGCCAATATGGCTATCGGAACTCCGCTGCGGCTACGCGTCCTACAAGCGTTATCTTTCCTCTGATCAGAGCAACAGGTATCGAATACCGCACCTTCGAGGATGCCATTCTGGTCAATGCGCTAGGCAAGCGGTTCTGGAATGAGGAGGATGCTACTGCCAACAGTTTTGATTATTTTGCAGCTGCCCTGGGAAGTGTTATTATCGATGGCTCTTCCCCCACGGATGCACGCCGTATCGGCGGACCTATCTGGGCCATCTTTGATTCAGAAGCTGTGGCCCGCCGCAAATTAACAGTTGAGCCTCCCTATGTCGATATTGGTGACGGACGTTTCTTTGTGTCCGACACCATCGAAGAGCTGGCCGGAAAGATTGTAAACAAGTATTACGAAGATATCAAAATGGACCCGAAGGTACTGGCGGATACCGTTGCCAGATACAACGGCTTTGTCGATGCTAAAAAAGATGATGACTACGGCAAAAAGGCTCTCGAGCACAAAATCGCCGCCGGTCCCTTCTATGCGGCCTGGGCTACTCCCTGCCTCCATGACACACTGACCGGCCTCAGAGTCAACGGCGATCAACAGGTCATCGATTTGTGGGGCCAACCCATTCCCGGTCTGTTCTGCGGTGGCGAAGCCTCTTCCGGACTGTCGGTTCACGGACTGGGCCGCGTTATTACCCAAGGCTACATCGCCGGCAAAAGCGCAGCCAAGGGCTAG
- a CDS encoding YkuS family protein: protein MMYKKIAVENGLTNVVQELHTAGFHTMPLEEEPLRNISAVVVKGDGTDILAEEAQFHVPVVHASGRSAEEIVEILRDRLS, encoded by the coding sequence ATGATGTACAAAAAGATTGCTGTAGAAAACGGCCTTACCAATGTCGTTCAAGAATTACATACGGCGGGATTTCATACGATGCCCTTAGAGGAGGAGCCATTAAGGAATATAAGTGCAGTTGTTGTCAAAGGGGATGGGACTGATATTTTGGCGGAGGAAGCCCAGTTTCATGTGCCTGTGGTTCATGCTTCAGGACGGAGCGCTGAAGAAATCGTCGAAATTCTCAGAGACCGATTATCCTAA
- a CDS encoding M28 family metallopeptidase, with amino-acid sequence MRKNKHGFLLVVIILFVFCSLNLPQPLTPMAYNSAPASGKVSKDFSADKAYEHILHLSEKIGPRPAGSPNETKAAQYLYYMLEQYGWKVREQPFSKIVGNANPLKPEHKIQVINSQNIIAELPGASPETILLGAHYDSADVSTPGAIDNASGVGVLLEIARILGQEKHQKSYQIVFFGAEENGLVGSQYFTAQSDLSAIQWMLNLDMVGTPLEIDIAGKTSAPPELVDKVVTLARQEQIPFHISRDFAVMTREGSQGGASDFSPFLDQSIPALGLGIAGRAEGYYHRPEDRIERVTLQSLDTVGKFIPKLIESVEVTGSGQKTWDSYYLPFQLGSFVVIIPTLGLRILFILTIFFTVFSVSRSFRDQEPFIQGNLKEYVLIGVGIPGAAFLASFLSGAGEALWQLLKGRVYLWQAYPGVFLTLRVILVLCALLIFLKLLRSLPQPKGGKLYWLIGVLTLTLLTIILGLYRIDLAFPFLFWLLCFNLFLYYPSIILLFIGPYFIYKTHWELLNSQQWPSFYETIHLYPVLFIVLYGLLFIPVLLGALYILEKGKRPWEQMLKRLLIPALLVGVGCVLGTGLIPNYSRANPQPITVQKVWTESERVILRVSSTDTLPKSLLKELDSQETKIGEDKKVLELPIPSEKAPLQANVSVTDTGERLLNFKMAMKYGRDPYLVRIKLESKKPFKIQEMVDFVPIAKLPKKIALEGKERDGSYALLLERTPPHQGTIQWKIAAEGIVKCSIEVVFADQTPRYSINLPHISPDYKEVYQDVFEF; translated from the coding sequence ATGAGAAAAAATAAACACGGGTTTCTCTTAGTGGTCATAATCCTGTTTGTATTTTGTTCACTGAATTTACCTCAGCCGCTGACGCCTATGGCTTACAATAGCGCCCCAGCCTCGGGGAAGGTGTCCAAAGACTTCTCGGCAGATAAAGCCTATGAACATATTCTGCATTTATCGGAAAAGATCGGTCCCCGGCCGGCCGGAAGTCCTAATGAAACCAAAGCGGCTCAATATCTGTACTATATGCTGGAACAATATGGATGGAAGGTGCGGGAGCAGCCCTTCAGCAAGATTGTGGGCAATGCCAATCCTCTTAAACCCGAGCATAAAATTCAAGTGATCAACAGTCAGAACATTATCGCTGAATTACCAGGGGCCTCACCGGAAACCATTCTTCTGGGGGCTCATTATGACAGCGCCGATGTTTCAACTCCCGGAGCTATTGATAACGCTTCCGGGGTGGGCGTGCTGTTGGAAATAGCCCGTATCTTAGGTCAGGAAAAGCATCAGAAGAGCTACCAAATCGTATTTTTTGGAGCAGAAGAAAATGGTTTGGTAGGTTCACAGTATTTCACTGCTCAAAGCGATTTATCGGCGATCCAGTGGATGTTGAATTTGGACATGGTGGGCACTCCACTGGAGATTGATATCGCCGGCAAGACATCAGCACCCCCGGAATTGGTAGATAAGGTTGTAACGCTCGCCCGTCAGGAACAAATTCCTTTCCATATCAGCCGGGATTTTGCAGTGATGACCAGAGAAGGTTCACAGGGAGGGGCCAGCGATTTCAGCCCTTTCCTGGATCAAAGCATACCTGCTCTTGGTCTGGGCATTGCCGGCCGCGCGGAGGGGTACTATCATCGGCCTGAGGATCGGATTGAGCGGGTCACTTTACAAAGCCTGGATACTGTGGGCAAGTTCATTCCTAAGCTTATCGAGTCTGTGGAAGTGACGGGTAGCGGTCAGAAAACCTGGGATTCCTATTATTTGCCGTTCCAGCTGGGATCCTTCGTCGTGATCATACCGACTTTAGGGCTGAGGATACTTTTTATCCTCACTATCTTCTTTACAGTATTCTCTGTTTCCCGGAGTTTCCGTGACCAGGAACCCTTTATTCAAGGCAATCTCAAGGAGTATGTGCTGATCGGCGTAGGTATTCCCGGTGCTGCTTTTCTAGCGAGTTTCTTAAGTGGCGCCGGCGAAGCGTTATGGCAATTACTCAAAGGCAGAGTCTATTTATGGCAGGCCTATCCCGGAGTATTCTTAACGCTGAGGGTTATTCTGGTGTTATGCGCACTGCTGATCTTTTTGAAACTTTTAAGAAGCTTACCCCAGCCCAAAGGAGGCAAACTTTATTGGCTGATTGGCGTCTTGACCTTAACCCTGCTCACCATTATTTTAGGGCTTTATCGAATTGATTTAGCCTTCCCCTTTCTTTTCTGGCTGCTTTGTTTTAATCTATTTCTTTATTATCCAAGCATCATCTTATTGTTTATAGGGCCTTATTTTATCTATAAGACCCATTGGGAGCTCTTAAATTCTCAACAATGGCCCAGTTTTTATGAAACCATTCATCTCTACCCAGTATTATTTATCGTCCTCTATGGACTACTCTTTATCCCAGTTCTTTTAGGGGCCTTATATATCTTAGAAAAAGGAAAAAGACCTTGGGAGCAAATGCTCAAGCGGCTGCTTATTCCCGCTCTGTTGGTAGGTGTTGGCTGTGTTCTCGGAACGGGCTTGATTCCAAATTATAGTAGAGCCAACCCTCAGCCGATCACTGTTCAAAAAGTCTGGACGGAATCGGAAAGGGTTATACTCAGAGTATCCAGTACCGACACCCTCCCCAAGAGTCTCCTTAAAGAGCTTGATTCCCAGGAGACCAAGATTGGGGAAGACAAAAAAGTGCTTGAGTTGCCGATACCCTCTGAAAAAGCCCCCTTGCAGGCCAATGTCTCCGTCACCGACACCGGCGAGCGTCTCCTCAACTTCAAAATGGCTATGAAATATGGGCGGGATCCCTACTTAGTAAGAATAAAACTGGAAAGTAAAAAGCCTTTTAAAATCCAGGAGATGGTTGACTTCGTTCCCATTGCCAAGTTGCCCAAAAAGATTGCTTTGGAAGGTAAGGAGCGCGATGGCAGCTACGCTCTGCTTCTGGAGCGTACACCGCCTCATCAAGGGACAATACAGTGGAAAATTGCTGCCGAAGGTATCGTGAAATGCAGTATAGAAGTGGTGTTTGCCGATCAAACCCCACGGTACAGCATCAATTTGCCTCATATCTCTCCTGACTATAAAGAAGTCTATCAAGATGTTTTTGAATTCTAA
- a CDS encoding phospholipase D-like domain-containing protein, with translation MRKRFLPLILILCLFLTGCSLDIKSLFVKEEEVPLSNLSAEALYFDGKAAREKTKELITSAQKSIYVEQKIFSDPELKALIIQKAASGIEIRILLDQFETPNKTTLNEFKSNNISVQYYPAQKGQTNEAKFLIVDLREAMVYSFPWTEKGFNSHNLAVHLSERSAWKLASTVFNRDWIFTTTLSLDIPKTTELTEDNISVLANTNIKQKLLDQIQKSTTNIWIIVSHVTDSDILQALVDAAAKGVDIKLIVDSGIMPKSYQGDIESLQAAGVQIRYYDSSAHPPLEINVGIFDRQTFIFSSSGWGYKAFVMNHEVAILVPSPAASQELIVKFDQDWLNSSPTPPGQEPG, from the coding sequence ATGAGGAAACGGTTTCTCCCGCTTATTCTAATTCTTTGCCTTTTCCTTACAGGATGCTCACTAGATATAAAGAGCCTGTTTGTAAAAGAGGAAGAGGTCCCTCTATCCAACCTTTCTGCTGAAGCCCTGTATTTTGACGGTAAGGCCGCACGGGAAAAAACTAAAGAGCTGATCACCTCAGCCCAGAAATCCATCTATGTAGAGCAAAAGATCTTTTCCGATCCGGAACTTAAGGCCCTGATCATCCAAAAAGCTGCCAGCGGTATCGAAATAAGAATATTGCTTGACCAGTTTGAAACTCCCAATAAAACCACTCTCAATGAATTTAAAAGCAACAATATCTCCGTACAGTATTACCCTGCCCAAAAAGGACAGACCAATGAAGCTAAATTCCTAATCGTGGATTTAAGAGAGGCTATGGTCTATTCTTTCCCATGGACTGAGAAAGGGTTTAATTCTCATAATCTAGCCGTTCATTTATCTGAGCGTTCCGCCTGGAAACTGGCCAGCACCGTGTTTAATCGGGATTGGATTTTTACGACAACCCTATCCCTGGATATCCCTAAAACCACTGAATTAACTGAAGATAATATCTCCGTTCTGGCCAATACCAATATAAAACAGAAACTTCTTGACCAAATTCAAAAGAGCACTACGAATATTTGGATCATTGTTTCCCATGTGACCGATTCAGATATTCTCCAAGCCTTGGTCGATGCCGCGGCCAAAGGGGTGGACATTAAACTCATCGTGGACTCCGGTATTATGCCGAAGAGTTACCAGGGTGATATCGAAAGTCTCCAAGCTGCCGGTGTTCAGATTCGGTATTATGATTCGTCCGCCCATCCTCCTCTTGAGATTAATGTAGGGATTTTCGATCGCCAGACGTTTATCTTTAGCAGTTCCGGATGGGGGTATAAGGCCTTTGTGATGAACCATGAAGTCGCCATTTTGGTTCCCTCTCCCGCGGCCAGCCAGGAGCTCATCGTGAAATTTGACCAGGACTGGTTGAATAGCTCACCCACGCCTCCCGGGCAGGAGCCGGGCTGA
- a CDS encoding histidine phosphatase family protein — MVKLIFTRHGETLWNIEGRVQGAMDSPLTEKGILQARKVGQRLRKEGITRIYSSDLPRARATADEIRKAVGIEEILLDPALRELSFGEWEGKNWWDLRQLHPELFSLWDTGPHQVQIPGAESMWEVSERAWQFVQELPRLHDGETLCVVTHGMTLQLIVKKALGIPVEQWNDVPWQHNTAVNIFEFYEDGRIYPILLADHTHLDDDIKPTSGFTSKK; from the coding sequence ATGGTCAAACTAATCTTTACCCGGCATGGCGAAACCCTTTGGAATATTGAAGGCCGCGTCCAAGGAGCTATGGATTCTCCGCTTACAGAAAAGGGGATTCTCCAGGCTCGCAAGGTGGGGCAGCGCTTGCGCAAAGAAGGGATCACCCGTATTTATTCCAGCGACTTGCCCCGTGCCCGGGCCACGGCCGATGAAATCCGCAAGGCAGTTGGCATAGAAGAAATTCTCCTCGATCCGGCCTTGCGGGAATTATCCTTCGGAGAATGGGAGGGTAAGAATTGGTGGGATTTGCGGCAGCTTCATCCAGAGCTTTTTTCCCTGTGGGACACCGGACCCCATCAGGTACAGATTCCTGGAGCAGAAAGCATGTGGGAGGTCTCCGAACGGGCTTGGCAGTTTGTGCAGGAACTGCCCCGGCTTCATGACGGTGAAACTCTCTGTGTCGTCACCCATGGCATGACCCTGCAGCTCATTGTTAAGAAAGCCTTGGGGATTCCGGTGGAGCAATGGAACGATGTTCCCTGGCAGCATAATACGGCAGTGAATATTTTTGAGTTTTACGAAGATGGCCGCATTTACCCCATTCTACTTGCCGATCACACTCATTTGGATGATGATATTAAGCCGACCAGCGGTTTTACCTCAAAAAAATAG
- a CDS encoding TIGR04086 family membrane protein, whose translation MPKSFHFGLVFKGILLAAGIALLISLILGLVLTLTPLQESSLVYNIILGMSVFLAAAITTYRAGMKGLFYGISIGAGFLLLLLLLFTVLSPDTPSWLNFGEKSIIILAAGAAGGIIGVVARG comes from the coding sequence ATGCCCAAATCCTTTCACTTCGGGTTAGTTTTCAAAGGCATTTTGCTTGCAGCCGGGATTGCCCTGTTGATTTCCTTAATTCTTGGTTTAGTACTCACCTTAACCCCGCTTCAAGAATCGTCCCTGGTCTATAACATCATTCTGGGCATGAGTGTGTTTTTGGCAGCGGCCATCACAACCTATCGTGCCGGTATGAAGGGATTGTTTTACGGCATTAGTATCGGAGCCGGCTTTCTACTGCTATTGCTCCTCTTATTCACTGTCTTAAGTCCTGACACACCATCCTGGCTGAATTTTGGCGAGAAGTCCATCATCATCCTGGCAGCCGGCGCAGCAGGCGGAATCATCGGAGTTGTAGCCCGGGGATAG